In Drosophila bipectinata strain 14024-0381.07 chromosome 2R, DbipHiC1v2, whole genome shotgun sequence, one genomic interval encodes:
- the Patronin gene encoding patronin isoform X1, whose product MDAETQEIRQARQRASVKWLLSKAFNNRVPDNLKEPFYRDHENQERLKPQIIVELGNATLYCQTLSNLYSDPNYQSLNHWSILQTLARKGVPVAESSDMPITETVLIQTNPLRINAHMSVIESLMVLYAKEISSGDRVMAAIRRISGSNYQAPPGQSYEQALLAWISHACAALKKRIIKEVETGLPDDNGSRLQTPDIPPVRDFQDLCDGICLALLISYYCPKVVPWTSVRINYLPAVEDSIHNILLVGNFSQKHLPYSVFHMTPEDVTYMRGSMKLNLVVLLTDLFNLFEIHPAKCVCYPGMDGQDVIARRSLGANEHGICHRRGLTVQPVTPIPDLRSDLDTPPVGSPSNRPPFQVPHSNSFGGGLNRRSTPPNEYQTVQTNNFDTNHAEAFVVHKSRGITTLASMHSQQQQQQQQLHHQQQQQQHHQQQQQYQQQQSQLQLQQEPLVPARLRQAKEKTNVDSKADERGDYAAAGRPSNWEQSRRPSFAGRRSRRNSSSEDSQLTIENFGGSQDQLNTLGRYERERDRERKLSNTSVVEPAVAIRSSIADARGTLQLGYDTDSGSEKQDRETEKYSMRRQASVDNVPTVSSHNLSNAGSPLPTARHKQHSIDKDYNNSSMMADGGYNDARSTSGYDPESTPVRKSSTSSMPASPAAWQLDVGDDDMRSLENASKLSTIRMKLEEKRRRIEQDKRKIEMALLRHQEKEDLESCPDVMKWETMSNESKRTPDMDPVDLDKYQQSIAIMNMNLQDIQQDIHRLATQQSQMQAQHLQAQQLMQAQQIANMLNQQQTYGSQQHLADHHYQQPRPMQQSFGSSPHLPQAYNYSSRPPSRDPYQQHQQQQQPMAMPQPMQFVNEHGQYMSPPQPAHYMSPQQHQQQPQSIYSDNGAAYNHSPYGGAPPPQYRSSVVYDDYGQPTNHFYLHESSPQPPHPQQQQHPQRRTWAHSAAAAAYEQQQHQQMQQPLVDVNAWQTQQQPKQKQTWMNRPPSSAGAPSPGSFVLHQNGAGNGGGGELQHLFQVQASPQHRGANGVQRQQSLTNLRDNRSPKAPQPMGGMPMDLPMQPEDMMAPQSICFIGDEEDVDELERNIIESMQSTRISDFVHQQQQQHHQQQKLQQQQQRLQGHSGRGSSSEDYDSGEMISNKLNITSGNLTYRIPSPSRPSIQANSFQDPRAAAPAPGSAPGDDQPPEKGFYISFDDDQPKRPKPPLRAKRSPKKEAPPGSRDSVDQAIKRESLSQLHNNNNIGIGGDDSHNKTVTRHSVHGLNNSNSVKSPGNATYNKYTDEPPIQLRQLAVTGAVSPTGHERRHLEDVTNQSPHQQPPMSPTRLQHNNQAAEAARNKALVIGVDATNLDPDSVDEMERRKEKIMLLSLQRRQQQEEAKARKEIEASQKREKEREKEEERARKKEEQMARRAAILEQHRLKKAIEEAEREGKTLDRPDMHVKLQPQSSTSTTPRLRQQRTTRPRPKTIHVDDASVDISEASSISSRGKKGSSSNLTGYGQLSSNSMKRDYYRGSQDSLTVKESPDDYPSTSSTPIGRRGSYKTSREPAGVERGRTLSRISVAKGSTLNFRGRKSNSLMNLCETDSGLGRATPPRRAPSPGMGMGASGRHMPSPSGPGSLPPGLISKRRGFDDGSSDFSLTPNLNMEYSGPKLYKQPAAKSNRGIILNAVEYCVFPGVVNREAKQKVLEKIARSEAKHFLVLFRDAGCQFRALYSYVPETDQVTKLYGTGPSQVDEVMFDKFFKYNSGGKCFSQVHTKHLTVTIDAFTIHNSLWQGKRVQLPSKKDMALVI is encoded by the exons ATGGATGCCGAAACACAGGAAATACGACAG GCTCGTCAACGTGCTTCCGTCAAGTGGCTGCTCTCGAAGGCCTTCAACAATCGCGTGCCGGACAACCTGAAGGAGCCCTTCTATCGCGACCATGAGAATCAGGAGCGCCTCAAGCCGCAGATCATCGTGGAGCTGGGCAACGCCACGCTCTACTGCCAGACGCTCTCCAATCTGTACTCAGATCCCAACTACCAAAGCCTGAACCACTGGTCAATATTACAGACGCTAGCGCGCAAGGGAGTTCCGGTGGCCGAATCCTCGGACATGCCCATTACCGAAACGGTATTAATTCAAACGAATCCGCTGCGAATT AACGCCCACATGTCTGTGATAGAATCGCTGATGGTTTTGTATGCGAAGGAGATATCATCGGGTGACCGTGTTATGGCGGCCATACGAAG AATATCTGGCAGCAATTACCAGGCGCCTCCTGGCCAGTCCTATGAGCAAGCTCTGCTGGCGTGGATATCGCATGCGTGCGCCGCTTTGAAGAAACGAATCATCAAGGAGGTGGAGACAggcctgccagatgataat GGCTCTCGTTTGCAGACGCCGGATATACCGCCTGTAAGAGACTTCCAGGACCTGTGCGACGGCATCTGCCTGGCGCTGCTCATCTCATACTATTGCCCCAAGGTGGTGCCCTGGACGAGTGTGCGGATCAACTATCTGCCCGCCGTCGAGGACTCCATTCACAATATACTGCTGGTGGGCAATTTCTCCCAGAAGCATCTGCCATACAGCGTGTTCCACATGACGCCCGAGGACGTGACCTACATGCGCGG ATCGATGAAACTGAACCTGGTCGTACTGCTCACGGATCTGTTCAATCTCTTCGAGATACACCCGGCCAAGTGTGTCTGCTATCCGGGAATGGATGGCCAGG ATGTCATCGCCCGGCGCAGTTTGGGCGCCAACGAGCACGGGATCTGCCACCGGCGGGGCCTCACTGTACAGCCCGTCACCCCTATACCCGATCTGCGGAGCGATCTCGACACGCCGCCCGTTGGCTCGCCCTCGAATCGGCCACCGTTCCAAG TTCCGCACTCGAATTCATTCGGCGGAGGCTTAAATCGAAGATCAACCCCGCCCAACGAATACCAGACGGTCCAGACCAATAATTTCGACACTAATCATGCCGAAG CGTTCGTCGTTCACAAGTCGCGTGGCATCACCACACTTGCATCCATGCActcgcaacagcaacagcagcagcaacagctccaccaccagcagcagcagcaacagcaccaccagcaacaacagcaataccagcaacaacaatcacagcttcagcttcagcaGGAGCCCTTGGTTCCAGCTCGCTTGCGCCAGGCTAAAGAAAAGACCAATGTCGATTCAAAGGCGGATGAAAGAG GCGACTATGCCGCCGCGGGTCGACCAAGTAACTGGGAACAGAGCCGGCGGCCGAGCTTTGCAG GTCGTCGCTCGCGCAGGAACTCCTCCAGCGAAGACTCCCAGCTGACCATTGAGAACTTTGGCGGCTCCCAGGACCAGTTAAACACGCTGGGGCGATACGAACGTGAACGGGACAGGGAGCGCAAGTTGTCCAACACCAGCGTAG TTGAACCCGCTGTGGCCATACGCTCCTCGATTGCCGATGCCCGTGGAACGCTGCAGTTGGGCTATGACACGGATTCGGGTTCTGAGAAGCAGGACCGCGAAACGGAAAAGTATTCGATGCGTCGACAAGCAAG TGTCGACAATGTGCCAACGGTGTCGTCGCACAACCTCTCGAACGCTGGCAGCCCGCTGCCGACGGCCCGGCACAAGCAACATTCCATCGACAAGGactacaacaacagcagcatgATGGCGGACGGTGGATACAACGATGCTCGCTCCACCAGTGGCTACGATCCGGAAAGCACGCCCGTTCGGAAGTCATCGACGAGCAGCATGCCGGCCAGTCCAGCCGCCTGGCAGCTGGATGTCGGCGATGATGACATGCGCTCGCTGGAGAACGCCAGCAAGCTGTCCACCATTCGTATGAAACTGGAGGAGAAGCGGCGTCGCATCGAGCAGGACAAGCGCAAGATAGAGATGGCTCTGCTGAGGCACCAGGAGAAG GAGGATCTCGAGTCGTGCCCGGATGTAATGAAGTGGGAGACCATGAGCAACGAGTCTAAGCGCACGCCCGACATGGACCCCGTGGACTTGGACAAGTACCAG CAAAGCATCGCCATTATGAACATGAACCTTCAGGATATCCAGCAGGATATCCACCGCCTGGCCACGCAGCAGAGCCAAATGCAGGCCCAGCACCTGCAGGCCCAGCAGCTGATGCAGGCCCAGCAAATAGCCAACATGCTGAACCAG CAGCAGACCTACGGGTCGCAGCAGCACCTGGCCGATCACCACTACCAGCAGCCGAGGCCCATGCAGCAAAGCTTTGGCTCATCGCCGCATCTTCCGCAGGCTTACAACTACAGCTCCCGTCCGCCCAGCCGCGATCCCtaccagcagcaccagcagcagcagcagcccatGGCCATGCCCCAGCCGATGCAGTTCGTCAACGAGCACGGCCAGTACATGTCGCCGCCGCAGCCCGCTCACTACATGTCACcccagcagcatcagcagcagccgcagagCATCTACAGCGACAATGGAGCTGCCTACAACCACTCGCCCTACGGCGGAGCCCCACCGCCGCAGTACAGGAGCAGCGTGGTGTACGATGACTACGGCCAGCCCACCAATCACTTTTACTTGCACGAGTCCTCGCCGCAGCCACCCCatccccagcagcagcagcatccgcAGCGACGGACCTGGGCCCACtcagcggcagcagcggcctacgagcagcagcagcaccagcagatGCAACAGCCGCTGGTGGACGTGAATGCCTGGCAGACGCAGCAGCAGCCGAAGCAGAAGCAGACCTGGATGAACCGGCCGCCGTCGAGTGCGGGCGCCCCCAGTCCCGGAAGCTTTGTGCTCCACCAGAACGGAGCTGGAAATGGTGGTGGCGGAGAGCTGCAGCACCTGTTCCAGGTGCAGGCCTCGCCCCAGCATAGGGGAGCCAACGGAGTACAGCGCCAGCAGTCGCTGACCAATCTGCGCGACAACCGATCGCCCAAGGCGCCCCAGCCCATGGGCGGCATGCCTATGGACTTGCCGATGCAGCCGGAGGACATGATGGCGCCGCAGAGCATTTGCTTCATCGGTGACGAGGAGGATGTGGACGAGCTGGAGCGCAACATCATTGAGTCTATGCAGTCGACGCGCATCTCCGACTTtgtccaccagcagcagcagcaacaccaccagcagcagaagctccagcaacagcagcagcgatTGCAGGGACACAGCGGCAGGGGCAGCAGCTCGGAGGACTACGACAGCGGGGAGATGATCTCTAACAAGCTGAACATCACCAGTGGCAACCTCACCTACCGCATTCCCTCGCCCTCCCGACCTTCCATCCAGGCCAACAGCTTTCAGGACCCGAGAGCAGCGGCACCGGCGCCCGGATCCGCGCCCGGCGATGATCAGCCACCGGAAAAGGGCTTCTACATCTCGTTCGACGATGATCAGCCGAAGAGGCCAAAGCCACCGCTCCGGGCCAAGCGATCGCCCAAAAAGGAGGCTCCGCCGGGCAGTCGGGACAGCGTGGATCAGGCGATAAAGCGGGAATCCCTCAGTCAActgcacaacaacaacaatattgGGATCGGAGGAGACGACAGCCACAACAAGACGGTCACCAGACACAGCGTGCATGGTCTGAACAACTCCAACAGTGTCAAATCGCCCGGAAATGCCACCTACAACAAATACACCGACGAGCCGCCCATCCAGCTGCGGCAGCTCGCCGTCACTGGGGCCGTTTCGCCAACTGGCCACGAGCGCCGTCATCTGGAAGATGTAACCAACCAGTCGCCGCACCAGCAGCCGCCGATGTCGCCCACGCGGCTCCAGCACAACAATCAGGCGGCCGAGGCGGCCAGGAACAAGGCGTTGGTGATAGGAGTGGACGCCACCAATCTTGATCCA GACTCTGTGGACGAGATGGAGAGGCGCAAGGAAAAGATCATGCTTCTTTCCTTACAACGTCGCCAACAGCAGGAGGAGGCCAAGGCGCGCAAGGAGATCGAGGCATCCCAGAAGCGGGAAAAGGAGCgcgagaaggaggaggagcgtGCTCGCAAAAAGGAGGAGCAGATGGCGCGACGAGCGGCCATTCTGGAGCAGCACAGACTTAAGAAAGCCATCGAAGAGGCTGAACGAGAG GGTAAAACCCTGGATCGGCCCGATATGCATGTGAAACTGCAACCCCAGTCATCCACCTCAACGACTCCACGGCTGCGACAGCAGCGCACCACGCGTCCCAGGCCGAAGACGATCCACGTGGATGATGCCAGTGTGGACATCAGTGAGGCTTCGAGCATCTCTAGTCGGGGCAAGAAAGGCTCCAGCTCGAATCTAACCG GCTACGGTCAGCTAAGCTCAAATTCAATGAAACGAGACTACTACAGGGGCTCGCAAGACTCCCTTACCGTAAAag AGTCACCCGATGATTATCCCAGTACAAGTTCAACTCCGATTGGACGACGGGGATCGTACAAAACTTCCAGAG AGCCAGCCGGCGTCGAACGGGGCCGCACTCTGTCGCGTATCTCCGTCGCAAAGGGCAGCACGCTTAATTTCCGGGGCCGAAAGTCAAATTCGCTAATGAATCTGTGCG AAACAGATTCGGGACTGGGACGCGCCACACCGCCGAGGCGGGCACCGTCGCCTGGAATGGGAATGGGCGCTTCAGGTAGGCATATGCCATCTCCCTCCGGACCGGGCTCTTTGCCGCCAGGTTTGATATCGAAACGTCGCGGATTTGATGATGGATCCAGCGATTTCTCATTAACTCCGAATTTGAACATGGAATATTCGG GTCCAAAACTCTACAAGCAACCAGCGGCCAAATCGAATCGTGGCATTATCCTGAATGCCGTCGAGTACTGCGTTTTCCCCGGAGTCGTGAACCGCGAGGCCAAGCAAAAAGTGCTGGAGAAGATAGCACGCTCGGAGGCGAAGCACTTCCTGGTTCTGTTCCGGGACGCAGGATGCCAGTTCCGCGCCCTCTACAGCTACGTGCCCGAAACGGACCAAGTAACGAAGCTGTACGGCACTGGGCCTAGTCAAGTCGACGAAGTAATGTTCGACAAGTTCTTCAA ATACAACTCAGGTGGCAAGTGCTTCTCCCAAGTGCATACCAAGCATCTGACCGTGACCATCGACGCCTTCACAATACACAACTCGCTGTGGCAGGGCAAGCGGGTGCAATTGCCCAGCAAAAAGGACATGGCACTTGTGATTTAA
- the Patronin gene encoding patronin isoform X14, producing MDAETQEIRQARQRASVKWLLSKAFNNRVPDNLKEPFYRDHENQERLKPQIIVELGNATLYCQTLSNLYSDPNYQSLNHWSILQTLARKGVPVAESSDMPITETVLIQTNPLRINAHMSVIESLMVLYAKEISSGDRVMAAIRRISGSNYQAPPGQSYEQALLAWISHACAALKKRIIKEVETGLPDDNGSRLQTPDIPPVRDFQDLCDGICLALLISYYCPKVVPWTSVRINYLPAVEDSIHNILLVGNFSQKHLPYSVFHMTPEDVTYMRGSMKLNLVVLLTDLFNLFEIHPAKCVCYPGMDGQDVIARRSLGANEHGICHRRGLTVQPVTPIPDLRSDLDTPPVGSPSNRPPFQVPHSNSFGGGLNRRSTPPNEYQTVQTNNFDTNHAEAFVVHKSRGITTLASMHSQQQQQQQQLHHQQQQQQHHQQQQQYQQQQSQLQLQQEPLVPARLRQAKEKTNVDSKADERGDYAAAGRPSNWEQSRRPSFAGRRSRRNSSSEDSQLTIENFGGSQDQLNTLGRYERERDRERKLSNTSVVEPAVAIRSSIADARGTLQLGYDTDSGSEKQDRETEKYSMRRQASVDNVPTVSSHNLSNAGSPLPTARHKQHSIDKDYNNSSMMADGGYNDARSTSGYDPESTPVRKSSTSSMPASPAAWQLDVGDDDMRSLENASKLSTIRMKLEEKRRRIEQDKRKIEMALLRHQEKEDLESCPDVMKWETMSNESKRTPDMDPVDLDKYQQSIAIMNMNLQDIQQDIHRLATQQSQMQAQHLQAQQLMQAQQIANMLNQQQTYGSQQHLADHHYQQPRPMQQSFGSSPHLPQAYNYSSRPPSRDPYQQHQQQQQPMAMPQPMQFVNEHGQYMSPPQPAHYMSPQQHQQQPQSIYSDNGAAYNHSPYGGAPPPQYRSSVVYDDYGQPTNHFYLHESSPQPPHPQQQQHPQRRTWAHSAAAAAYEQQQHQQMQQPLVDVNAWQTQQQPKQKQTWMNRPPSSAGAPSPGSFVLHQNGAGNGGGGELQHLFQVQASPQHRGANGVQRQQSLTNLRDNRSPKAPQPMGGMPMDLPMQPEDMMAPQSICFIGDEEDVDELERNIIESMQSTRISDFVHQQQQQHHQQQKLQQQQQRLQGHSGRGSSSEDYDSGEMISNKLNITSGNLTYRIPSPSRPSIQANSFQDPRAAAPAPGSAPGDDQPPEKGFYISFDDDQPKRPKPPLRAKRSPKKEAPPGSRDSVDQAIKRESLSQLHNNNNIGIGGDDSHNKTVTRHSVHGLNNSNSVKSPGNATYNKYTDEPPIQLRQLAVTGAVSPTGHERRHLEDVTNQSPHQQPPMSPTRLQHNNQAAEAARNKALVIGVDATNLDPDSVDEMERRKEKIMLLSLQRRQQQEEAKARKEIEASQKREKEREKEEERARKKEEQMARRAAILEQHRLKKAIEEAEREGKTLDRPDMHVKLQPQSSTSTTPRLRQQRTTRPRPKTIHVDDASVDISEASSISSRGKKGSSSNLTGYGQLSSNSMKRDYYRGSQDSLTVKETDSGLGRATPPRRAPSPGMGMGASGRHMPSPSGPGSLPPGLISKRRGFDDGSSDFSLTPNLNMEYSGPKLYKQPAAKSNRGIILNAVEYCVFPGVVNREAKQKVLEKIARSEAKHFLVLFRDAGCQFRALYSYVPETDQVTKLYGTGPSQVDEVMFDKFFKYNSGGKCFSQVHTKHLTVTIDAFTIHNSLWQGKRVQLPSKKDMALVI from the exons ATGGATGCCGAAACACAGGAAATACGACAG GCTCGTCAACGTGCTTCCGTCAAGTGGCTGCTCTCGAAGGCCTTCAACAATCGCGTGCCGGACAACCTGAAGGAGCCCTTCTATCGCGACCATGAGAATCAGGAGCGCCTCAAGCCGCAGATCATCGTGGAGCTGGGCAACGCCACGCTCTACTGCCAGACGCTCTCCAATCTGTACTCAGATCCCAACTACCAAAGCCTGAACCACTGGTCAATATTACAGACGCTAGCGCGCAAGGGAGTTCCGGTGGCCGAATCCTCGGACATGCCCATTACCGAAACGGTATTAATTCAAACGAATCCGCTGCGAATT AACGCCCACATGTCTGTGATAGAATCGCTGATGGTTTTGTATGCGAAGGAGATATCATCGGGTGACCGTGTTATGGCGGCCATACGAAG AATATCTGGCAGCAATTACCAGGCGCCTCCTGGCCAGTCCTATGAGCAAGCTCTGCTGGCGTGGATATCGCATGCGTGCGCCGCTTTGAAGAAACGAATCATCAAGGAGGTGGAGACAggcctgccagatgataat GGCTCTCGTTTGCAGACGCCGGATATACCGCCTGTAAGAGACTTCCAGGACCTGTGCGACGGCATCTGCCTGGCGCTGCTCATCTCATACTATTGCCCCAAGGTGGTGCCCTGGACGAGTGTGCGGATCAACTATCTGCCCGCCGTCGAGGACTCCATTCACAATATACTGCTGGTGGGCAATTTCTCCCAGAAGCATCTGCCATACAGCGTGTTCCACATGACGCCCGAGGACGTGACCTACATGCGCGG ATCGATGAAACTGAACCTGGTCGTACTGCTCACGGATCTGTTCAATCTCTTCGAGATACACCCGGCCAAGTGTGTCTGCTATCCGGGAATGGATGGCCAGG ATGTCATCGCCCGGCGCAGTTTGGGCGCCAACGAGCACGGGATCTGCCACCGGCGGGGCCTCACTGTACAGCCCGTCACCCCTATACCCGATCTGCGGAGCGATCTCGACACGCCGCCCGTTGGCTCGCCCTCGAATCGGCCACCGTTCCAAG TTCCGCACTCGAATTCATTCGGCGGAGGCTTAAATCGAAGATCAACCCCGCCCAACGAATACCAGACGGTCCAGACCAATAATTTCGACACTAATCATGCCGAAG CGTTCGTCGTTCACAAGTCGCGTGGCATCACCACACTTGCATCCATGCActcgcaacagcaacagcagcagcaacagctccaccaccagcagcagcagcaacagcaccaccagcaacaacagcaataccagcaacaacaatcacagcttcagcttcagcaGGAGCCCTTGGTTCCAGCTCGCTTGCGCCAGGCTAAAGAAAAGACCAATGTCGATTCAAAGGCGGATGAAAGAG GCGACTATGCCGCCGCGGGTCGACCAAGTAACTGGGAACAGAGCCGGCGGCCGAGCTTTGCAG GTCGTCGCTCGCGCAGGAACTCCTCCAGCGAAGACTCCCAGCTGACCATTGAGAACTTTGGCGGCTCCCAGGACCAGTTAAACACGCTGGGGCGATACGAACGTGAACGGGACAGGGAGCGCAAGTTGTCCAACACCAGCGTAG TTGAACCCGCTGTGGCCATACGCTCCTCGATTGCCGATGCCCGTGGAACGCTGCAGTTGGGCTATGACACGGATTCGGGTTCTGAGAAGCAGGACCGCGAAACGGAAAAGTATTCGATGCGTCGACAAGCAAG TGTCGACAATGTGCCAACGGTGTCGTCGCACAACCTCTCGAACGCTGGCAGCCCGCTGCCGACGGCCCGGCACAAGCAACATTCCATCGACAAGGactacaacaacagcagcatgATGGCGGACGGTGGATACAACGATGCTCGCTCCACCAGTGGCTACGATCCGGAAAGCACGCCCGTTCGGAAGTCATCGACGAGCAGCATGCCGGCCAGTCCAGCCGCCTGGCAGCTGGATGTCGGCGATGATGACATGCGCTCGCTGGAGAACGCCAGCAAGCTGTCCACCATTCGTATGAAACTGGAGGAGAAGCGGCGTCGCATCGAGCAGGACAAGCGCAAGATAGAGATGGCTCTGCTGAGGCACCAGGAGAAG GAGGATCTCGAGTCGTGCCCGGATGTAATGAAGTGGGAGACCATGAGCAACGAGTCTAAGCGCACGCCCGACATGGACCCCGTGGACTTGGACAAGTACCAG CAAAGCATCGCCATTATGAACATGAACCTTCAGGATATCCAGCAGGATATCCACCGCCTGGCCACGCAGCAGAGCCAAATGCAGGCCCAGCACCTGCAGGCCCAGCAGCTGATGCAGGCCCAGCAAATAGCCAACATGCTGAACCAG CAGCAGACCTACGGGTCGCAGCAGCACCTGGCCGATCACCACTACCAGCAGCCGAGGCCCATGCAGCAAAGCTTTGGCTCATCGCCGCATCTTCCGCAGGCTTACAACTACAGCTCCCGTCCGCCCAGCCGCGATCCCtaccagcagcaccagcagcagcagcagcccatGGCCATGCCCCAGCCGATGCAGTTCGTCAACGAGCACGGCCAGTACATGTCGCCGCCGCAGCCCGCTCACTACATGTCACcccagcagcatcagcagcagccgcagagCATCTACAGCGACAATGGAGCTGCCTACAACCACTCGCCCTACGGCGGAGCCCCACCGCCGCAGTACAGGAGCAGCGTGGTGTACGATGACTACGGCCAGCCCACCAATCACTTTTACTTGCACGAGTCCTCGCCGCAGCCACCCCatccccagcagcagcagcatccgcAGCGACGGACCTGGGCCCACtcagcggcagcagcggcctacgagcagcagcagcaccagcagatGCAACAGCCGCTGGTGGACGTGAATGCCTGGCAGACGCAGCAGCAGCCGAAGCAGAAGCAGACCTGGATGAACCGGCCGCCGTCGAGTGCGGGCGCCCCCAGTCCCGGAAGCTTTGTGCTCCACCAGAACGGAGCTGGAAATGGTGGTGGCGGAGAGCTGCAGCACCTGTTCCAGGTGCAGGCCTCGCCCCAGCATAGGGGAGCCAACGGAGTACAGCGCCAGCAGTCGCTGACCAATCTGCGCGACAACCGATCGCCCAAGGCGCCCCAGCCCATGGGCGGCATGCCTATGGACTTGCCGATGCAGCCGGAGGACATGATGGCGCCGCAGAGCATTTGCTTCATCGGTGACGAGGAGGATGTGGACGAGCTGGAGCGCAACATCATTGAGTCTATGCAGTCGACGCGCATCTCCGACTTtgtccaccagcagcagcagcaacaccaccagcagcagaagctccagcaacagcagcagcgatTGCAGGGACACAGCGGCAGGGGCAGCAGCTCGGAGGACTACGACAGCGGGGAGATGATCTCTAACAAGCTGAACATCACCAGTGGCAACCTCACCTACCGCATTCCCTCGCCCTCCCGACCTTCCATCCAGGCCAACAGCTTTCAGGACCCGAGAGCAGCGGCACCGGCGCCCGGATCCGCGCCCGGCGATGATCAGCCACCGGAAAAGGGCTTCTACATCTCGTTCGACGATGATCAGCCGAAGAGGCCAAAGCCACCGCTCCGGGCCAAGCGATCGCCCAAAAAGGAGGCTCCGCCGGGCAGTCGGGACAGCGTGGATCAGGCGATAAAGCGGGAATCCCTCAGTCAActgcacaacaacaacaatattgGGATCGGAGGAGACGACAGCCACAACAAGACGGTCACCAGACACAGCGTGCATGGTCTGAACAACTCCAACAGTGTCAAATCGCCCGGAAATGCCACCTACAACAAATACACCGACGAGCCGCCCATCCAGCTGCGGCAGCTCGCCGTCACTGGGGCCGTTTCGCCAACTGGCCACGAGCGCCGTCATCTGGAAGATGTAACCAACCAGTCGCCGCACCAGCAGCCGCCGATGTCGCCCACGCGGCTCCAGCACAACAATCAGGCGGCCGAGGCGGCCAGGAACAAGGCGTTGGTGATAGGAGTGGACGCCACCAATCTTGATCCA GACTCTGTGGACGAGATGGAGAGGCGCAAGGAAAAGATCATGCTTCTTTCCTTACAACGTCGCCAACAGCAGGAGGAGGCCAAGGCGCGCAAGGAGATCGAGGCATCCCAGAAGCGGGAAAAGGAGCgcgagaaggaggaggagcgtGCTCGCAAAAAGGAGGAGCAGATGGCGCGACGAGCGGCCATTCTGGAGCAGCACAGACTTAAGAAAGCCATCGAAGAGGCTGAACGAGAG GGTAAAACCCTGGATCGGCCCGATATGCATGTGAAACTGCAACCCCAGTCATCCACCTCAACGACTCCACGGCTGCGACAGCAGCGCACCACGCGTCCCAGGCCGAAGACGATCCACGTGGATGATGCCAGTGTGGACATCAGTGAGGCTTCGAGCATCTCTAGTCGGGGCAAGAAAGGCTCCAGCTCGAATCTAACCG GCTACGGTCAGCTAAGCTCAAATTCAATGAAACGAGACTACTACAGGGGCTCGCAAGACTCCCTTACCGTAAAag AAACAGATTCGGGACTGGGACGCGCCACACCGCCGAGGCGGGCACCGTCGCCTGGAATGGGAATGGGCGCTTCAGGTAGGCATATGCCATCTCCCTCCGGACCGGGCTCTTTGCCGCCAGGTTTGATATCGAAACGTCGCGGATTTGATGATGGATCCAGCGATTTCTCATTAACTCCGAATTTGAACATGGAATATTCGG GTCCAAAACTCTACAAGCAACCAGCGGCCAAATCGAATCGTGGCATTATCCTGAATGCCGTCGAGTACTGCGTTTTCCCCGGAGTCGTGAACCGCGAGGCCAAGCAAAAAGTGCTGGAGAAGATAGCACGCTCGGAGGCGAAGCACTTCCTGGTTCTGTTCCGGGACGCAGGATGCCAGTTCCGCGCCCTCTACAGCTACGTGCCCGAAACGGACCAAGTAACGAAGCTGTACGGCACTGGGCCTAGTCAAGTCGACGAAGTAATGTTCGACAAGTTCTTCAA ATACAACTCAGGTGGCAAGTGCTTCTCCCAAGTGCATACCAAGCATCTGACCGTGACCATCGACGCCTTCACAATACACAACTCGCTGTGGCAGGGCAAGCGGGTGCAATTGCCCAGCAAAAAGGACATGGCACTTGTGATTTAA